The Megalobrama amblycephala isolate DHTTF-2021 linkage group LG7, ASM1881202v1, whole genome shotgun sequence genome window below encodes:
- the ing2 gene encoding inhibitor of growth protein 2 has translation MLGHYPNVEKSQLVNYVEDYLECVESLPLDIQRNVSLLREIDTKYQEVLKEVDEIYDKYKKETDSGQRKRLQIQLQRALISSQELGDEKIHVVTQMMEVVENRSRQIEAHSPCFLEPGDTERPAEKVRHDPASTSANVMPERSSARRPRRQRNSESRDTCANGALEDLGEEPPQQPREKKSKSAKKKKRSKAKQEREASPVEFTIDPNEPTYCLCEQVSYGEMIGCDNEQCPIEWFHFSCVGLTYKPKGKWYCPKCRGDSEKTMEKSADRAKKDRRSR, from the exons ATGTTAGGGCATTATCCAAACGTGGAAAAATCGCAGCTTGTCAACTACGTGGAGGATTATTTGGAATGTGTCGAATCGCTGCCTTTGGATATACAGAGGAATGTTTCATTGTTACGAGAGATCGACACCAAGTATCAAG AGGTCCTCAAGGAGGTGGATGAGATCTATGATAAGTACAAAAAGGAGACTGACAGTGGACAGCGCAAGCGGCTGCAGATTCAGTTGCAGCGGGCGCTCATCAGCAGTCAGGAGCTGGGAGATGAGAAAATCCATGTGGTCACACAGATGATGGAGGTTGTGGAAAACCGCTCGCGTCAGATCGAGGCCCACTCGCCCTGCTTCTTGGAGCCGGGAGACACAGAACGACCGGCGGAGAAGGTGAGGCATGACCCCGCGAGCACCTCCGCAAACGTTATGCCCGAGCGCTCTTCGGCACGGCGACCCAGACGTCAGCGCAACAGCGAGAGCCGTGACACTTGTGCCAATGGTGCCCTGGAGGACCTGGGAGAAGAGCCTCCTCAGCAGCCCCGTGAGAAAAAGTCCAAGTCGGCCAAGAAGAAGAAGCGCTCCAAGGCCAAGCAGGAGCGAGAAGCGTCGCCGGTGGAGTTCACCATCGATCCCAACGAGCCCACCTACTGCCTCTGTGAACAGGTGTCCTATGGTGAGATGATTGGCTGCGACAATGAGCAATGTCCTATTGAGTGGTTCCATTTTTCCTGTGTTGGACTCACCTACAAGCCTAAGGGTAAATGGTATTGCCCCAAATGCAGGGGTGACAGTGAAAAGACTATGGAAAAAAGTGCAGATAGGGCCAAGAAGGATAGGCGGTCCAGGTAG
- the sod3b gene encoding extracellular superoxide dismutase [Cu-Zn] — protein sequence MKTYILQLLAFLLSCHVHFSESRSTLAHVSNPVERSDSLLAVCRMHPNTRLAPGLPRVYGHILFKQSGPKEKLRVTFKLHGLPVDSQQPRAMHIHEYGDLTKGCGSTGGHYNPLSVNHPQHPGDFGNFVPVNGKIRKSQDSSATLFGRDSILGRSVVIHEGEDDLGRGGNVESLLNGNAGGRLACCVIGLGNTQN from the coding sequence ATGAAAACCTACATTTTACAACTTCTGGCATTCTTGCTCAGTTGCCATGTGCACTTTTCTGAGTCACGCTCAACTTTGGCACATGTTTCAAATCCAGTTGAACGCAGCGATTCCCTTCTGGCCGTATGTAGAATGCACCCTAACACTCGACTAGCACCTGGCTTGCCTCGTGTGTATGGTCACATTCTTTTCAAACAGTCTGGCCCAAAGGAAAAGCTCAGGGTGACTTTCAAGCTGCATGGTCTCCCTGTTGACAGTCAGCAGCCCAGAGCAATGCACATTCATGAGTATGGAGACTTAACTAAGGGCTGCGGATCTACAGGTGGGCATTACAATCCCCTCAGCGTGAACCATCCACAACATCCAGGGGACTTTGGGAACTTTGTGCCTGTTAATGGAAAGATTCGTAAATCCCAGGACTCCAGTGCAACACTCTTTGGGAGAGACTCAATACTTGGCCGGTCTGTTGTCATTCATGAGGGAGAGGATGATTTGGGCAGAGGTGGAAACGTGGAAAGCTTGCTGAATGGAAACGCTGGAGGGCGACTGGCATGCTGTGTTATTGGACTGGGCAACAcccaaaattaa